Below is a genomic region from Zea mays cultivar B73 chromosome 9, Zm-B73-REFERENCE-NAM-5.0, whole genome shotgun sequence.
gacaaggaggatgaagagcaaaggccgccacacccaagagtccactaagcaatccaacgagatcaccccgtcgacaccatcctcggcgacattcataagggggtaactactcgatctcgtgttgctcatttttgtgaacattactcgtttgtttcctctattgagccacacagggtagaggaagcactccaagattcggattgggtggtggcgatgcaagaggagctcaacaacttcacgagaaatgaggtatggcatttagttccacgtcctaatcaaaatgttgtaggaaccaaatgggtcttccgcaacaagcaagacgagcatggaatggtgacaaggaacaaagctcgaattgtggccaagggatactcccaagtcgaaggtttggattttggtgaaacctatgcacccgtagctaggcttgagtcaattcgcatattattggcctatgctacttaccatggcattaagctttatcaaatggacgtgaaaagtgccttcctcaatggaccaatcaaggaagaggtctatgttgagcaacctcccggctttgaagacagtgagtatcctaaccatgtctataagctctctaaggcgctttatgggctcaagcaagccccaagagcatggtatgaatgccttagagatttccttattgctaatggcttcaaagtcggtaaagccgatcctacactctttactaaaactcttgaaaatgacttgtttgtatgccaaatttatgttgatgatattatatttggatctactaacgagtctacttgtgaagagtttagtaggattatgacacagaaattcgagatgtctatgatgggggagttgaagtatttcttaggattccaagtaaagcaactccaagagggcaccttcattagccaaacgaaatacactcaagacatcttaaccaagtttggaatgaaggatgccaagcccatcaaaacacccatgggaaccaatgggcatctcgacctcgacacgggaggtaagtccgtggatcaaaaggtatatcggtcgatgataggttctttactctacttatgcgcatctcgaccggatattatgctttccgtatgcatgtgtgcaagattccaagccgaccctaaggaagctcaccttacggccgtaaaacgaatcttgagatatttggcttatactcctaagtttgggctttggtatcctaggggatccacatttgatttgattggttattcggatgccgattgggcggggtgcaaaatcaataggaagagcacatcggggacttgccagttcttgggaaggtccctggtgtcttgggcttcaaagaagcaaaattcggttgctctttccaccgccgaagccgagtatattgccgcaggccactgttgcgcgcaattgctttggatgaggcaaaccctgcgggactacggttacaaactaaccaaggtccctttgctatgtgataatgagagtgcaatcaaaatggccaacaatcccgtcgagcatagccgcactaagcacatagccattcggtatcactttttaagggatcaccaacaaaagggagatatcgagatttcttacattaacactaaagatcaattagccgatatctttaccaagcctcttgatgaacaatcctttaacaaacttaggcatgagctaaatattcttgattctaggaatttcttttgttaacttgcactcataactcattcatatacctttgatcatatctcttttatatgctatgactaatgtgttttcaagtctatttcaaaccaagtcataggtatattgaaagggaattggagtcttcggcgaagacaaaggcttccactccgtaactcatacttcgccatcactccaagcaactctctattctttggggagaaatgagcatcaaacaaaaggaccggacttcctcCTTGGGGGAAatgagcccaaggcaaaaggaccggacttcgtctttggtaaaatcttaactcatttatgaccaaaggggaagatagcacttcgagggctctaatgattccgtttttggcgattcatgccaaaaagggggagaaatgagcccaaagcaaaaggaccgcaccaccaccaatttcaaaaacttagtgttgaatattttcaattggtatcctattgtgttcaaaagggggtgaggtagtatttcaaaaatggtatatcaaaaccctcttgaacactaagaggtggatctcatttagggggagttttgtttagtcaaagagaagcatttgaaacagggggagaaaatttcaaatcttgaaaatgctttgcaaatcttattcattcacctttgactatttgcaaaagaactttgaaaaggattttacaaaagagtttgcaaaaacaaaaacatgtggtgcaaacgtggtccaaaatgttatataagaaagaaacaatccatgcatatcttgtaagtatttatattggctcaattctaagcaacctttacacttacattatgcaaattagttcaattatgcacttctctatttgctttggtttgtgttggcatcaatcaccaaaaagggggagattgaaagggaattaggcttacacctagtccctaattaattttggtggttgaattgcccaacacaaacaattggactaactaagtttgcccaagtgtatagattacacaggtgtaaaaggttcacactcagccaataaaaagatcaagctttggattcaacaaaggagcatagtgggaaccgaaggccctctggtctgagagcaccggactgtccggtgtacaccggacagtgtccggtgcaccagaggactccagctccaactcgccaccttcgggaatttccagaggcgactccgctataattcaccggactgtccggtgtacaccggacagtgtccggtgcgccaagggaggtcggcctcaggaactcgccagcttcgggaaactccaacggctagtccgctataattcaccggactgtccggtgtgcaccggactgtccggtgcaaccccggagcaacggctacctccgcgccaacggctctctgccgcgtatttaatgcgcgctctgcgcgcgcagatgtcaggcgcgcccatttcggcacaccggacaaggaacagtagatgtccggtgtgcaccggacacccaggcgggcccacaagtcagaagctccaacggtcagaatccaacggcagtgatgtcgtggcaggggcaccggactgtccggtgtgcaccggactgtccggtgcgccatcgaacagacaggttcccaacggccacttttggtggttggggctataaataccccaaccaccccaccattcattgcatccaagttttccatctctcaactactacaagagctctagcattcaattctagacacaccaaagagatcaaatcctctccaattccactcaagcctttagtgactagcgagagagatttgccgtgttcttttgagctcttgcgcttggatcgctttctttctttctcacttattcttgtgatcaaaactcaattgtaaccaaggcaagaggcaccaattgtgtggtggcccttgcggggaagttttgttcccgtttgattgagaagaagaaaagctcactcggttcgagggaccgtttgagagagggaagggttgaaagagacccggcctttgtggcctcctcaacggggagtaggtttgcaagaaccgaacctcggtaaaacaaatccgcgtgtcacactctttatttgcttgcgatttgttttgcgccttccctcgcggactcgtttatatttctaacgctaacccggcttgtagttgtgtttatatttgtaaaattcagtttcgccctattcacccccccctctaggcgactatcacaaatcttgagcaaataaggagtgtgacacaaggatttgttttaccgaggttcggttctcgcaaacctactccccgttgaggtggtcacaaagaccgggtctctttcaaccctttccctctctcaaacggtccctcggaccgagtgagcttctcttctcaaatcacttgggaatcaaacttcccgcaaggaccaccacacaattggtgtctcttgcctcaattacaagtgagtgtttgatcacaagaaagaatgccaaagaaaagaagcgatccaagcgcaagagctcaaatgaacactacaaatcactctctctagtcactaaagctttgtgtggagttgggagaggatttgatctcttttggtgtgctttgcaatgaatgctagctcttgtatagtggttggaagctggaaaacttggatgcaatgaatggtggggtggttggggtatttatagccccaaccaccaaacatgaccgttggtggaggctgtctgtcgtatggtgcaccaaaCATGactgttggtggaggctgtctgtctgttgatgttggggaagaggagtcccttggtgacggcgatgttgacggcgtcctcgtcatcggaggagtcggtggagctctcgtcggagtcccactcgctgcacacgtgggcatcgccgcccctcttcttgtggtacctcttcttttctctcctcttgcccttcttgtcatcgcccctgtcactgtcactagaaataggacatttggctataaagtgaccgggcttaccacatttgtagcaaaccttcttggagcggggcttgtagtctttccccctcctttgtttgaggatttggcggaagctcttgatgacgagcgccatttcctcattgtcgagcttggaggcgtcgattggttatctacttggtgtagactcttccttcttttcctccgtcgccttgaatgcgacgggttgagcttcggatgtggagggatcatcaagctcgttgatcttccttgagccttcgatcatgcactcaaaacttacaaaattcccgattacttcctcgggggtcattagtgtatatcttgggttgccacggattaattgaacttgagtagggttaaggaaaataagagatcttagaataaccttaaccacctcgtggtcatcccactttttgctcccgaggttgcgcacttgattcaccaaggtcttgagccggttgtacatgttttgtggctcctcccctttgcgaagccggaaccgaccgagctccccctcgatcgtctcccgcttggtgatctttgtgagctcatctccttcgtgtgcggttttgagcacatcccaaacctccttggcgatcttcaacccttgcactttgttatactcctctctacttagagaggcgaggagtattgttgttgcttgagagttgaagtgctcgatttgggctacctcatcctcatcatagtcttcatcccctacggatggtacctgtgcaccaaactcaacaacatcccatatacttttgtggagtgaggttagatgaaatcgcattaaatcactccacctagcataatcttcaccatcaaaagttggtggtttgcctaatgggacggaaagtaacggtgtatgtttagaaatgcgagggtagcgtaggggaatcttactatacttcttacgctcttggcgtttagaagtgacggacgccacgtcggagccggaggtggatgtcgatgaagaatcggtctcgtagtagaccactttcctcatcctctttttcttgtccccactccgttgcggcttgtgggaggaagacttctccttcttctctttgtgtgaagaagatttcttctccttccctttggaggagtccttcttcttctccttccctttggaggagtctttcttctccttcctcttggtgcgggactctcccgatgaagtgctcccgtggcttgtagtgggcttttcgccggtctccatcttcttcttggcgtgatctcccgacatcacttcgagcggttaagctctaatgaagcaccgggctctgataccaattgatagtcgcctagagggggggtgaatagggagaaactgaaatttacaaatataaacacaactacaagtcgggttagcgttagaaataaaaacgagtccgcgagagagagagggtgcaaaacaaatcttgagcaaataaggagtgtgacacaaggatttgttttaccgaggttcggttctcgcaaacctactccccgttgaggtggtcacaaagaccgggtctctttcaacccttcccctctctcaaacggtccctcagaccgagtgagcttctcttctcaaatcacttgggaatcaaacttcccgcaaggaccaccacacaattggtgtctcttgcctcaattacaagtgagtgtttgatcacaagaaagaatgccaaagaaaagaagcgatccaagcgcaagagctcaaatgaacactacaaatcactctctttagtcactaaagctttgtgtggagttgggagaggatttgatctcttttggtgtgctttgcaatgaatgctagctcttgtatagtggttggaagctggaaaacttggatgcaatgaatggtggggtggttggggtatttatagccccaaccaccaaacatgaccgttggtggaggctgtctgtcgtatggtgcaccggacagtccggtgcacaccggacatgtccggtgcaccagccacgtcaccaaagccgttggaatatgaccgttggagttctgacttctgggcccgcctggatgtccggtgcacaccggacatgtactgttcaatgtctggtgcgccagtatgggcgtgcctgacttctgcgcgcttctggcgcacattgaatgcgcctgcaggtgatcgttggcgcgaaatagccgttgctccgcagtcgcaccggacagtccggtgtacaccggacatgtccggtgaattatagcggagcagccttcgtgatttcccgaggctgccaagttccagagccgcgtcctcttggagcaccggacactgtccggtgtacaccggacagtccggtgaattatagcgcgccggcttctgaaaattcccgaggctgaagagttctgcgcgaggtcccttggtgcaccggacagtccggtgcgccagaccagggagcctctgtggatgcctttagctctctaatttgaacccaactttggtctttttaattggcttgttgtgaacctttgacacctatataacttatacactagagcaaactagttagtccaattatttgtgttgggcaattcaaccaccaaaattatttaggaactaggtgtaagcctaattaccTTTCAGAATCGCCATGGCACTGAAGCCTGGAGGAAGGAAAGGCTCCGTGTCGACACGCCGGTACGCCATTGCAAGAGAGTCCAAAGATCGCCAGCAAACTAGAGACAAAAGAACGGTTTGGGGTTTTGATGAAGTGACACCCAGCGAGAGCTCCAGGGACGCGATAGGTGTTTGTTCGGTTTTTTTAATAAAACCGCCCTGGCGAACTCTTCGAAGCAGCCAAACTTAGGAGGCCCAGCAGTTAGGGACCCTAGGAGAGGGCGGAACCAAGAGCTGTAGTCCAGAAAATTTAACATCCCCTCCAAATTGGAACGTCTCTCAAAGGAAGGGAACAAAGACAGAGAAAATCTAAAATTTGTTTTCTTTAAATTATAAAATAATTCCAAATGTCCCTTGACTTTACAAAAGTGGCATTGGAAAGCCGAAGGGCCCCCGCTAGACGATCCAGACGACACAGAGATGTCCAAGGCCACAGGCCCAGGCCTAGTCGCGAAAGGCCCATTCCTCAAAATGGGCCGCCATTGGAGTTTATGGGGTCTAggtaaatttgaatttgaatcctgGTGAGCAGCGCGCCCGCGACGACCGCGGCTAATCACGCCTCCATTATGGTTAGAGTAACTCACCGCGGAAAACGTCCGACGAGGAGGAATATTCATGGGAATTGCCGAGTTCTTCGCGTTGATGAAATTTCGAGAGCCCCGAAATCTTGAGGAACGAATAGGAGATCCCAATCGCTTGAAGACAGAAAATCTTGTCTCATCAAAATTCCCAACAGAATGAGTGAGAACCTTTCTGCGATGAATCGGGACAGCATTTGCACCAGATAGGGGAGGAAGCTTAACaatattagcaaaagaaattttctTCTTGCCCTTAATAATCCATCAATTGGCATTTTCTTCCTGAATGAATTTCCTGTATTCATGAGTCCAATTCGGTCCACCATGATTCCATAGATTGAAGAAAGCCCTGAATTCCGAACGATCAATGCATTTAGAATTATAAACATGAAAACCGACGGCCTTGGAGAATACCGAGAAGCGAAAACCCGATCAGATAGCTGAGATACATTGAAACCCTTTGCAAAACCTCCCAGAGCAGCTTGAAGAAGATAACCAACTGAAACCGTGTCAAGCTTGAATATGCAACGACCAAAAGAGATGACCAACCAAAAGGTCGCAGGGAGATTCAGACGCCTAGGACACACTGTAGAAGCTAAACGGCGCCGAATATCATCCTCAAAGATTGTCCCCGGCCGAAAATCCAGCTTTGCCAGATCCATCCAGAAGAAACAAAGAAGACCAAGTAGGAGGAGAGAGGGGGAGCAGGAGAGCACCTCAAAGCAGACCAATCCTGAAAACCATAGGAAGACGAAGAGAGCGTCATGGACAAAAGAGATCCATACGCCATACTCATCCGATGATGAAGTTGGAGCCGGTGGCCAAGTCTTCCCAagggaggaggagggagggggagataGGAATCGCCATCACCAAATTTTTCCTCGTCACGCCTTTTTTGCCTCAGTGCGTCTCCTCGCAGCTCTAGATCTAGGCAGGTACGGTGGTGCTAGCTCCGCAGCTTCGTCGCCATGGATCTTGTCGCCGGCGCCGTGGGCAATATCATCCGCAAGCTCAGTCCTGCGACTGATCCTCGCCACCTTCGTGAGGTCGACGACGTCGCCGTTGCCTCCCTCAGGGCAGCGGATAATGCTGCACGCTATACTAGAGTAGATTGGAGGGACTAAATTCCCTTCATATTCAAAATTAAACAGAAGTGGAATTTAGTTCCTCTAATCCTCTCCGGTATCTTTGCTTCCAAATTAGACGTCAATGGTGAGAAAGGCCGCGGGTAGGGAAGAAACAAAAGACTCAAGGAGGATTAGATCTGCTCTCCTCTCCTTTCTTGTTGTATGCAAGAATAGAAAAGAGTTAGAAGGAGGCGTGAATGGAGGAGACGACGTCAAAGTTAATGGACCGTAAGGGCAGGACATCTGCTTGGACCCACCCGTCGGGTCTTTAAAGGGACTAGTGACCTATTCTTTTTTTTTGATAGCACTAGTGACCTATTCTGACTAATGGAGCAAGATGACCGACCTATTTTAGCCTGTGTCATGATCAGCGACCCAGTCGGAAGAACGCGTAGAGTGACCTATTTTGCCAATTTCCTCGTCACACGGCCCAACTGCAGTCTACAGCCCAAGCCATATCTAAGGGCCGAGCCGCCGAGGCTGATCCCCTTTCCCGTCTCCGCACCGCACACGCATCGAGCGGCTCGGCGGCTCCGTCTCATGAGAGCcgtcgctgctgccgcctcgcccCCGCTCCGcgccctcctcctcctctcccgcCACCCACGCCGCGCAGGCTTCACCAACTGGCCGTCGCTGCCTAGGGGCCAGAACGCAGGACCCACAGCCCCGCCGGCCGCCACCGCCCCCAAGCCTGCTGCGCCGTCCAGGAGGCAAGGCCGCGGCCTCACTGCCAGCCTGCCTCGCCAAGTCGCCCGGATCTCGACGCCCCACCTGCGGCCGCCGGCGACCCCGCCAAGGTGCCCTGACAGACGCCATCAGAGCCACGGAGTTCGTGCGCTGGCTGGTTGTCCGCGGAAGACGGTAAAGTCTCTCTCCCTCTGGCATGTACCGATGCGATCTCTCAACTAGTCATAAGCAGCTGGAAGTAGTTCACATATATACTCAACCAATGAAAGTAGTGCTCTAAATTTTATTCCGACATCAAGTTTGCTAAACCATTATGGCAACATCTAAGCTCTGCATAACATACACCAACGCAGTTCGATTGTTCAGCTGATAAAAAAACGAAAGCTACGTTGTCTCCTGGTCCTAGCGTGAACTGAATCGACAGACCACATACTGACATCCGCCTTGTAAATATAGCAGATTTTGCATCATCTGGACGCTAGATAGTTTTTTTCTTGTGTTCAGACTTTCGAAGTTGAATTGAACAAATTATGAGGATGTTTAGAATTGCTACTGAACTGTTAGAGAATTATATAGATATGTTATGTTACTGTTATCGACTTCTTGTTACCTGATGTGTTTTTTTTAATCTCCACAACCCTGGATTAAAATCCTAGGTCCGCCACCTCCCTGCTCCAACCTCGCACCTCCGGTTCACCATGAACCcttcgtcgtcctcctcctcctctggcGGGTACCACTCCAGGGCCGCTGCCTTCGCTTCCCCGCAGCcacgcggcggtggcggcagacggcgtggTGGCGGCCGCGGCCAAGACGGGAGCGACCGCATCGACGCCCTTGGCCGCCTGCTGTAACGCTTGACCCATCTCCGTCACTGTTGTGTGCGCCGCGTCGCCCACTGATGGTCTCTGCTCTCGGTTGCAGGACGAGGGTGTTGCGCCACATGGCGGCGGAGCTGCGCCTAGATATGAGGACCGATGGATACGTGCGCGTCCGCGACCTGCTGAAGCTCAACCTTCAGACCTTCGCCAAGGTCCCTCTCAAGTCTCACACTGTTGACGAGATCAGGGAGGTATTGACGATACCGGTTTTATTTCGTTGATTGATTGATTGATGAACTGCTGTCGAACTTGTTAGGCTGCTTGGTTTGTGCtgaaagttgtttcttcttattacTCCTAGCTTGTATCAATAGACTTGCCTTTTGGAATGTCAATGTGCTCTTGATTTCTTTGGATTATGAAATTTGCCGTGGATTGAGTTTGATGAGAGAACTTGTGACATTTTGGCTGGCGTGCAGGCAGTCAGGCGGGATAACAAGCAGAGATTTAGTCTGTTGGAGGAAGATGGCGAGCTGTTGATCCGGGCGAACCAGGGACACACAGTAACAGTATGTTCTCTACCCGAGATTTCCTGCACTGATAGTGAAGTTGTTTACACAAAGCATTGTGTATTTACCATGATCGTTCACTTTCCCTTTAATATTTTTGTGAGATGGAAATGATTTTTGCAATAACATCTACTGGTACAATGGTTAGTGGTCCTCTGTCCTTCTATTGTTTACTGTCTGTCCTTCTATTGCTTACTGCTAATGCTTAGGAACTGAGAATGTGATAATTGGAATGCTTGCAAGATTGCATTCATGATATGGTAAATCGAAGGTTCCATTCACAATTTGT
It encodes:
- the LOC100194044 gene encoding 40S ribosomal protein S20 isoform X1; translation: MRAVAAAASPPLRALLLLSRHPRRAGFTNWPSLPRGQNAGPTAPPAATAPKPAAPSRRQGRGLTASLPRQVARISTPHLRPPATPPRCPDRRHQSHGVRALAGCPRKTVRHLPAPTSHLRFTMNPSSSSSSSGGYHSRAAAFASPQPRGGGGRRRGGGRGQDGSDRIDALGRLLTRVLRHMAAELRLDMRTDGYVRVRDLLKLNLQTFAKVPLKSHTVDEIREAVRRDNKQRFSLLEEDGELLIRANQGHTVTTVTSESLLKPILSPDEVSVCVHGTYRKNLDSILQSGLKRMARLHVHFSSGLPSDGEVISGIRQNVNILIHLDVSKALKDGMKLYISDNKVILTEGFGFDGVVPVKYFERIETWPGRAPIPFQR
- the LOC100194044 gene encoding 40S ribosomal protein S20 isoform X3, which codes for MRAVAAAASPPLRALLLLSRHPRRAGFTNWPSLPRGQNAGPTAPPAATAPKPAAPSRRQGRGLTASLPRQVARISTPHLRPPATPPRCPDRRHQSHGVRALAGCPRKTVRHLPAPTSHLRFTMNPSSSSSSSGGTRVLRHMAAELRLDMRTDGYVRVRDLLKLNLQTFAKVPLKSHTVDEIREAVRRDNKQRFSLLEEDGELLIRANQGHTVTTVTSESLLKPILSPDEVSVCVHGTYRKNLDSILQSGLKRMARLHVHFSSGLPSDGEVISGIRQNVNILIHLDVSKALKDGMKLYISDNKVILTEGFGFDGVVPVKYFERIETWPGRAPIPFQR
- the LOC103638121 gene encoding uncharacterized protein; the protein is MRAVAAAASPPLRALLLLSRHPRRAGFTNWPSLPRGQNAGPTAPPAATAPKPAAPSRRQGRGLTASLPRQVARISTPHLRPPATPPRCPDRRHQSHGVRALAGCPRKTVRHLPAPTSHLRFTMNPSSSSSSSGGYHSRAAAFASPQPRGGGGRRRGGGRGQDGSDRIDALGRLLTRVLRHMAAELRLDMRTDGYVRVRDLLKLNLQTFAKVPLKSHTVDEIREAVRRDNKQRFSLLEEDGELLIRANQGHTVTTVTSESLLKPILSPDEVSVCVHGTYRKNLDSILQSGLKRMARLHVHFSSGLPSDGEVISGLLLWWVSWVLDSGCTNHMTGEKDMFHTLQLTQEAQEIVFGDSGKSKVIGIGKIPISDQQSLSNVLLVDSLSYNLLSVSQLCGMSYNCLFSDVDVKILRREDSSVAFTGRLKGKLYLVDFTTSKVTPETCLVAKSDKSWL
- the LOC100194044 gene encoding 40S ribosomal protein S20 isoform X2, with translation MRAVAAAASPPLRALLLLSRHPRRAGFTNWPSLPRGQNAGPTAPPAATAPKPAAPSRRQGRGLTASLPRQVARISTPHLRPPATPPRCPDRRHQSHGVRALAGCPRKTVRHLPAPTSHLRFTMNPSSSSSSSGGYHSRAAAFASPQPRGGGGRRRGGGRGQDGSDRIDALGRLLTRVLRHMAAELRLDMRTDGYVRVRDLLKLNLQTFAKVPLKSHTVDEIREAVRRDNKQRFSLLEEDGELLIRANQGHTVTTVTSESLLKPILSPDEVSVCVHGTYRKNLDSILQSGLKRMARLHVHFSSGLPSDGEVISDGMKLYISDNKVILTEGFGFDGVVPVKYFERIETWPGRAPIPFQR